From Herbiconiux flava, one genomic window encodes:
- a CDS encoding UPF0182 family protein, giving the protein MTSQTAEKPARRSRVTLAIAIAIVVVLAILFFVFSTLYTEILWYDQLGFLSVLTTQWLAGGVMFLVGFVAMAVPVWASIEIAFRWRPVYAKLNSQLDRYQQVIEPLRRLATFGVPAVLGLFAGVATASRWQLTLQYLNRTAFGQTDPQFGLDISFYIYDLPFWRGAVGFASAVVIVAGLAAIATSYLYGAIRFSQREVRISKIARIQMAVTATIYLLLQAVSIWLDQFATLANSSGLITGASYADVNATIPGLQILAGIAVLVAVLFIVAAVIGRWRLPIIGTALLIVSALILGSLAPWVVQRFQVDPSERTLEQEFIQRNIDMTRDAYGVADVEETPYEATTTAEPGALRNDAATTANIRILDPALVTKSFQQLQQFRQYYQFPDHLDVDRYDIDGQVQDAVVTVRDIDIDALGSSATWYNQTVVYTHGYGVVAAFGNQRSGDGQPVFIESGIPSVGQLGDFEPRIYFGENSPAYSIVGGPEGSDQIELDYPSGEDGASQTYTTFEGDGGPKLDNIFKRLVYALKFQSEQIFLSDAVNDDSQILYDRDPAERVSKVAPYLTIDSDPYPSVVDGKVVWVVDGYTTSANYPYSRVQSLSSSIADTYTPTPAYPVDDINYIRNSVKATVDAYDGSVTLYAWDENDPLLQTWQKIYPSTVKPISDMSGELMSHVRYPADLFKVQRSILGQYHVTDAGSFYSQEDAWTTPNDPTSSSTSPTLQPPYYLTLQMPTQDDPSYSLYSTFIPATQQSAESSRNVLTGYLAVDANAGSTDGEKSGDYGKLRLLTLPKDDTIPGPGQVQNSFSSDPAVSSALNLLRQGESQVISGNLLTLPVGGGLLYVQPVYVQSRGETSFPLLQKVLVSFGNKIAFENTLDGALDSLFGGDSGANAGDENVIPTDDTGGGGTSEIPTDGGTTDPGTGTTDPGTGTTDPSTATPAPTLTGDAALTQALADAQQALADRDAALKAADWTAYGEADARLKEAVDRAIAASQ; this is encoded by the coding sequence GTGACTTCCCAAACAGCAGAGAAGCCCGCACGACGTTCGAGAGTCACTCTCGCGATCGCCATAGCGATCGTGGTCGTGCTCGCCATACTCTTCTTCGTCTTCTCCACCCTCTACACCGAGATCCTCTGGTACGACCAGCTGGGATTCCTCAGCGTCCTGACGACGCAGTGGCTCGCCGGCGGTGTGATGTTCCTGGTGGGCTTCGTCGCCATGGCCGTGCCCGTCTGGGCCTCGATCGAGATCGCCTTCCGCTGGCGGCCCGTCTACGCGAAGCTCAACTCGCAGCTCGACCGCTACCAGCAGGTCATCGAGCCCCTCCGCCGGCTCGCCACCTTCGGCGTCCCTGCCGTGCTTGGCCTCTTCGCCGGTGTCGCCACCGCCTCCCGCTGGCAGCTGACGCTGCAGTACCTGAACCGCACGGCGTTCGGTCAGACCGACCCGCAGTTCGGGCTCGACATCTCCTTCTACATCTACGACCTGCCGTTCTGGCGCGGAGCCGTCGGCTTCGCCTCGGCCGTCGTCATCGTGGCCGGCCTCGCGGCCATCGCCACGAGCTACCTCTACGGGGCCATCCGCTTCTCGCAGCGGGAGGTGCGCATCTCGAAGATCGCGCGCATCCAGATGGCCGTCACCGCCACCATCTACCTGCTGCTGCAGGCCGTCAGCATCTGGCTCGACCAGTTCGCCACGCTCGCCAACAGCTCGGGCCTGATCACGGGCGCGTCCTACGCCGACGTCAACGCGACGATCCCCGGTCTCCAGATCCTGGCAGGCATCGCGGTGCTCGTCGCCGTGCTCTTCATCGTCGCCGCGGTCATCGGCCGCTGGCGCCTGCCGATCATCGGCACCGCGCTGCTCATCGTGAGCGCGCTCATCCTCGGGTCGCTCGCCCCCTGGGTCGTGCAGCGTTTCCAGGTCGACCCGAGCGAGCGCACCCTCGAGCAGGAGTTCATCCAGCGCAACATCGACATGACCCGCGACGCCTACGGGGTCGCCGACGTCGAGGAGACGCCCTACGAGGCGACCACCACCGCCGAGCCGGGCGCGCTGCGCAACGACGCGGCGACGACCGCGAACATCCGCATCCTCGACCCCGCCCTGGTCACCAAGTCGTTCCAGCAGCTGCAGCAGTTCCGGCAGTACTACCAGTTCCCCGACCACCTCGACGTCGACCGCTACGACATCGACGGCCAGGTTCAGGATGCGGTGGTCACCGTGCGCGACATCGACATCGACGCGCTCGGGTCATCCGCCACCTGGTACAACCAGACGGTCGTCTACACCCACGGCTACGGCGTCGTCGCGGCCTTCGGCAACCAGCGCTCGGGCGACGGCCAGCCGGTCTTCATCGAGTCGGGCATCCCTTCGGTCGGACAGCTCGGCGACTTCGAGCCGCGCATCTACTTCGGCGAGAACTCGCCCGCCTACTCGATCGTGGGCGGCCCGGAGGGCTCGGACCAGATCGAGCTCGACTACCCCTCGGGCGAAGACGGAGCGTCGCAGACGTACACGACCTTCGAGGGCGACGGCGGTCCGAAGCTCGACAACATCTTCAAGCGGCTCGTCTACGCGCTGAAGTTCCAGTCGGAGCAGATCTTCCTCTCCGACGCCGTGAACGACGACTCGCAGATCCTCTACGACCGCGACCCGGCCGAGCGCGTCTCGAAGGTCGCGCCGTACCTCACGATCGACTCCGACCCCTACCCGTCGGTCGTCGACGGCAAGGTCGTCTGGGTCGTCGACGGCTACACGACCTCGGCGAACTACCCGTACTCGCGGGTGCAGTCGCTGAGCTCGTCGATCGCCGACACCTACACGCCGACGCCCGCCTACCCGGTCGATGACATCAACTACATCCGCAACTCGGTGAAGGCCACGGTCGACGCCTACGACGGCTCGGTCACGCTCTACGCGTGGGACGAGAACGACCCGCTGCTGCAGACCTGGCAGAAGATCTACCCGTCGACCGTGAAGCCGATCAGCGACATGAGCGGCGAGCTGATGAGCCACGTGCGCTACCCGGCCGACCTGTTCAAGGTGCAGCGTTCGATCCTCGGTCAGTACCACGTCACCGACGCGGGCTCCTTCTACTCGCAGGAGGACGCCTGGACGACGCCGAACGACCCGACGTCCTCCTCGACCAGCCCGACGCTGCAGCCGCCGTACTACCTGACGCTGCAGATGCCGACGCAGGACGATCCGTCGTACTCGCTCTACTCGACGTTCATCCCGGCGACCCAGCAGTCCGCCGAGTCCTCCCGGAACGTGCTCACCGGCTATCTCGCGGTCGACGCGAATGCCGGCAGCACCGACGGGGAGAAGTCCGGCGACTACGGCAAGCTGAGGCTCCTGACGCTGCCGAAGGACGACACGATCCCCGGCCCGGGCCAGGTGCAGAACAGCTTCTCGTCCGACCCGGCGGTCAGCTCGGCGCTGAACCTGCTGCGTCAGGGCGAGAGCCAGGTGATCAGCGGGAACCTGCTCACCCTGCCGGTCGGCGGCGGTCTGCTCTACGTGCAGCCGGTCTACGTGCAGTCCCGCGGTGAGACGAGCTTCCCGCTGCTGCAGAAGGTGCTGGTCTCCTTCGGCAACAAGATCGCGTTCGAGAACACGCTCGACGGCGCGCTCGACTCGCTGTTCGGCGGCGACTCGGGAGCGAACGCGGGCGACGAGAACGTGATCCCGACCGACGACACGGGTGGCGGAGGAACCTCCGAGATCCCGACCGACGGCGGTACCACCGACCCCGGTACCGGCACGACCGACCCCGGCACGGGCACCACCGACCCGAGCACGGCGACGCCGGCGCCCACCCTGACCGGTGACGCCGCCCTCACCCAGGCCCTGGCCGACGCGCAGCAGGCTCTGGCCGACCGCGACGCCGCGCTGAAGGCCGCCGACTGGACCGCCTACGGCGAGGCCGACGCCCGCCTGAAGGAGGCCGTCGACCGGGCCATCGCCGCCTCGCAGTAG
- a CDS encoding PDZ domain-containing protein, whose amino-acid sequence MSLFEPDDARPRPSRRVRTGWTVLLIALVLGLVMSFLPAPYVIEQPGPVFDTLGSQEQDGEDVPLISIEGADTYPTAGTLDMLTVSVRGTPEQRPSWAEILSAWFDSSRAVIPIDAVYPPTVTTEQRDEQNAALMVDSQKEAVAAALSNLGIAYTTEVTVAGLDPDGPAAGQLDAGDAILAVNGQAVSDVDALREALATNGTSTPAELTVKAGDGGTEKTVAITPVISEQTDAPALGISAGYDFEFPFTVDIQLNDVGGPSAGMMFALGIIDKLTPGELNGGKDIAGTGTIDQAGEVGAIGGIRQKMVGAKDAGAEYFLAPASNCDEVVGHVPDGLQVFAVATLDDSLAVLDAVSTGGDTSALPTCS is encoded by the coding sequence GTGAGTCTGTTCGAACCCGACGACGCGCGGCCGCGCCCGTCGCGCCGCGTCCGCACCGGCTGGACCGTCCTGCTGATCGCCCTCGTGCTCGGCCTCGTGATGAGCTTCCTGCCGGCCCCCTACGTGATCGAGCAGCCGGGCCCCGTCTTCGACACCCTCGGCAGCCAGGAGCAGGACGGCGAGGACGTTCCGCTCATCTCCATCGAGGGCGCCGACACCTATCCCACGGCCGGCACGCTCGACATGCTGACCGTCTCGGTGCGGGGGACGCCCGAGCAGCGCCCGTCCTGGGCCGAGATCCTCTCCGCGTGGTTCGACAGCTCGCGGGCGGTCATCCCGATCGACGCCGTCTACCCGCCGACCGTCACCACCGAGCAGCGCGACGAGCAGAACGCCGCCCTCATGGTCGACAGCCAGAAGGAGGCCGTCGCCGCCGCCCTGTCGAACCTCGGCATCGCCTACACCACCGAGGTCACCGTGGCCGGCCTCGACCCCGACGGCCCCGCCGCCGGTCAGCTCGACGCGGGCGACGCCATCCTCGCCGTGAACGGCCAGGCGGTCTCCGACGTCGACGCCCTGCGCGAGGCGCTCGCGACGAACGGCACCTCGACCCCGGCCGAGCTGACCGTCAAGGCCGGCGACGGCGGCACCGAGAAGACCGTCGCCATCACCCCGGTCATCTCCGAGCAGACGGATGCTCCGGCACTCGGCATCAGCGCCGGGTACGACTTCGAGTTCCCCTTCACGGTCGACATCCAGCTGAACGACGTCGGCGGCCCCAGCGCGGGCATGATGTTCGCGCTCGGGATCATCGACAAGCTGACCCCGGGCGAGCTGAACGGCGGCAAGGACATCGCGGGAACGGGCACGATCGACCAGGCGGGCGAGGTGGGCGCCATCGGCGGCATCCGCCAGAAGATGGTCGGCGCGAAGGACGCCGGGGCCGAGTACTTCCTCGCACCGGCCTCCAACTGCGACGAGGTGGTGGGCCACGTGCCCGACGGCCTGCAGGTCTTCGCCGTGGCGACCCTCGACGACTCGCTCGCGGTGCTCGACGCCGTCTCGACGGGCGGGGACACCTCGGCGCTGCCGACCTGCAGCTGA